GGGCTTCTTCCTCGGAACGTTATGCCAAGGAGACGGTTTTCTGCACTTCTGCGCTTCCTAAGTGTCACTGATCCGGAGGCGACTACTGTAGCTACGCACGGCAGGCTGCACCGCGTATTGTGGCTTCTGCAACACGTGAACACTACATCAGCAGAACTTTTTCAACCTGCGCAGAACCTCTCTGTGGATGAAAGAATGGTCAAATCGAAAGGAAGATCGGGTATTCGGCAATACATGCGGGACAAAATTGTAAAGTGGGGATATAAATTGTGGGTGCTTGCTGATTCGCAGACTGGCTATTCCGTTCAATTTTATGTGTACGCAGGCAAACGGGAAACAGCTAGTGCAAGTGGACTAGCATTTGATGTGGTGACACAACTGTGCGATAAATACCTCAATCAAGGATATGTTATCTACATGGACAACTTTTACACATCTGCGTCTCTCTTTGCTCACCTGCTAAATCGCAAAACCCTCGCTTGTGGCACGACACGTAAAGATCGTCGGTGCTTCCCATCTGAATTGAAGGACGTGTCATGGGAGAAAAAGGCAAAGAGAGGTGATGTTCGGTGGCTCCGACGGAACAACATCCTGTATTTGCAATGGAAGGACAGGAAGGTTGTTCACATGATGTCAACAGCGCACACTGCCAACAGGCATGTTACAGCCACAAGGAAAGAGAGAAGAGGCGGCGTGTGGACTATCATCCCAATCGAAAAGCCGGTGCTGATTGACGACTATAATTCCGGGATGCTTGGAGTTGATAAGTCCgatcagctgattgcatcctataacgttttgatgaagtgcgtgaggtggtggaagacgctcttctttcattgtattgacatggctgttgtgaatagcttcattctttttcaagagcaccgccagcaacacctctcaacaccggaattgcagaggagcgcccacttcgaccaactttcttttcggatggagctcacccaacagctgctcgagcttgatgatgaagaggttcccagagtacatcctgtcccaaaagaagtgccgcaccatccgcaaaagatgccgaaaaggcgaaactgcaggatgtgctatcaggaacgcaaaatcgaacaaaagacaaacgttttctgcgaaaactgcgaagtgcacctgtgcctcacgaaaacgcgcaactgcttcaccgcatggcacgagcgc
This Dermacentor albipictus isolate Rhodes 1998 colony chromosome 1, USDA_Dalb.pri_finalv2, whole genome shotgun sequence DNA region includes the following protein-coding sequences:
- the LOC135910091 gene encoding piggyBac transposable element-derived protein 4-like — its product is MASSSDATAPRGKRSARKYSSPAPDFSDEDSSFESEDDSTSASSSDGDDVSSQRGTSAAAHRVRTSLGQDVLPPAVKKLQFTPTRPPGAHLGPALRSSARRFTTARDFFLLFFTAEVINTICKNTNKYAWMHILELPSYAERDGSWKEVTPDELVKFIGLLIYMGIVNVPRIHLYWNTSRLFSGLLPRNVMPRRRFSALLRFLSVTDPEATTVATHGRLHRVLWLLQHVNTTSAELFQPAQNLSVDERMVKSKGRSGIRQYMRDKIVKWGYKLWVLADSQTGYSVQFYVYAGKRETASASGLAFDVVTQLCDKYLNQGYVIYMDNFYTSASLFAHLLNRKTLACGTTRKDRRCFPSELKDVSWEKKAKRGDVRWLRRNNILYLQWKDRKVVHMMSTAHTANRHVTATRKERRGGVWTIIPIEKPVLIDDYNSGMLGVDKSDQLIASYNVLMKCVRWWKTLFFHCIDMAVVNSFILFQEHRQQHLSTPELQRSAHFDQLSFRMELTQQLLELDDEEVPRVHPVPKEVPHHPQKMPKRRNCRMCYQERKIEQKTNVFCENCEVHLCLTKTRNCFTAWHER